The sequence CGAAGTGAGCCTTACGGAAGAGACCAGGGAGGGTATCAACTGGTCTGCATTGAATATGAAATGGCTGGGAAGTAATTATGGCATAAATATTGAACAGGCACTGGTATCGCCCCAGACAAGATATTTCAATATACCAAAGGTCTATGACACCTTTGACCCTAAAAATTTTCCCACACCACCCAGCAGTTATTTCCGCTTTGGTGTCTCAAAAGGCAAGTTCGATTCATTTATAGACCTTTTGAAGACCACATACAAGGTCAATTTCATATCATCTCCCAAGATATCAACGCTCAATAATCAGAGGGCAGTTATAAAGGTTGCCCAGGACGATGTATATTTTGACTATTCGTCCACATCTACCACATCTACTACCACAGCAGGGTTTACAACAAAGTTTGTCACCGTTGGTCTCATATTGGATGTAACCCCTCAGATAGACAGTAATGGCAATATACTGATGAATATACACCCTGTCCTTACAGACAAGGTGTCACAGGTAGAGATGCCTGTCCCTGCAGGCACAACAGGTGGTAAAGCTTATGTCCCCATACTTTCCGTCCGTGAGGTAGATACCATAGTAAAGGTAAGGGAAGGCGAAACCGTGATCATAGCAGGACTCATACAAAACAAATCCCTTGTTGGAGATACCGGTGTCCAAGGCATTTCCGACATCCCTATAATAGGCAGGCTTTTTAAAGAAACTGAGAGGGATATAAAAAAGACAGAACTTGTCATATTTTTAACACCAAAAATCATATACGGTAAGGAGTCACCATGAGCCTTATTCTCGATGCCCTAAAAAAGGCACAGGAGGAAAGAAAGACAATCTTTGTAGCCCCTGAAAAAAAGAAGAAAACCATTAGCATGGAAAAGCCAAGACGATATTATTATTATATTTTAGGAGGGGCAATATGTCTTTCCCTGGTTGTCTATTTTCTTCCCATGCCTAAAAAGAAAGTGCCTTTACAGACTCAGCCTAAAATTGTAGCCAAGACAGATGCAATATCCACTGAAAAGACAGGAAAAAATTTAGAGGATGTGAAAGGTTCCAGAAAGAACATGCCTTTGGTTTCCACTGAGGCTCTTCCAATCAAGAAAGAAAAGCCTGTGAAGCAGGCAGATGAAAATATAAAAAATAAGATGGCAAAAAAGACATTATCTTCAGATAAAGATGCCCCTGATACAGATAAATATTTAAAAAAGGCTCAAGAAAACGTATCGTTAGATGAAAAAGACAGGGTTATTATAAGGAAAAACGATGAAGAAAGGATATTAACTACATTTAATATGGCAGTAACAGAGACTGCTAAGGGAAATATAGAGGCGGCAAAAAGGCTATATCTCAAGATACTGGAAGAAAGGCCAGATTATATAGAGGTGTTGAATAATCTGGGTGTCATCTTTATGAAAGAGGGAAACAACAGTGAGGCGCTTTCTTATTTTAGAAGGTTACTTGAGAAGGCACCTAATTACACCAAGGCATATAACAATATAGGCATTATAGCCATGAGAGACGGCAATAAAAGGTTAGCAGAAGAATATTTTAGAAAGGCAATAGAGATAGATAAAGGTAATATGGAGGCACACATCAATCTATCAGGGCTTATGCGCTCTGAAGGTAGGCTAAAAGAGGCAGCGCAATTTCTTGAACCCTTGATAAAAAGAGGTAGCAATGAACCGTCTTTATACCTGTCCTATGCCATAATAAAAGATGAATTAGGTGATTCCAAAGAGGCAGCAATTTATTATAGATATTATCTCCGCCTATCTGGAAAGTCTACCGAGAGAAATAAAGTAGCAGAAAGGTTAAAGTTTCTTGAAGACAGAGATTTTACAAAAAATTTTTAAAGATGCTATCCTGAGGAGTATCAATAGCGTTTTCTTTTTCTCCAGCCTATTGTTCATTGGTAATAAAAAATTTATAGATGAATTAAATGCCCAAACCCTACCGACTCATGGCATAGAAGATATTCTAAAAATTACCCTTACTGAATGCCGGATAAAGGAATTCGAAAGAAATATGTAGCAGGAGAGTTTACATGGCTATCAAAGAAAAAAAGAGACTTGGTGAAATACTTATAGATGCAAAAAAGATTACAGAGGTTGAACTCCAAAGGGCCTTAGCTGAACAAAAAAAATACGGC is a genomic window of Syntrophorhabdaceae bacterium containing:
- a CDS encoding tetratricopeptide repeat protein, which codes for MSLILDALKKAQEERKTIFVAPEKKKKTISMEKPRRYYYYILGGAICLSLVVYFLPMPKKKVPLQTQPKIVAKTDAISTEKTGKNLEDVKGSRKNMPLVSTEALPIKKEKPVKQADENIKNKMAKKTLSSDKDAPDTDKYLKKAQENVSLDEKDRVIIRKNDEERILTTFNMAVTETAKGNIEAAKRLYLKILEERPDYIEVLNNLGVIFMKEGNNSEALSYFRRLLEKAPNYTKAYNNIGIIAMRDGNKRLAEEYFRKAIEIDKGNMEAHINLSGLMRSEGRLKEAAQFLEPLIKRGSNEPSLYLSYAIIKDELGDSKEAAIYYRYYLRLSGKSTERNKVAERLKFLEDRDFTKNF
- a CDS encoding secretin N-terminal domain-containing protein, translated to MKKIFISLAIFFICLSCTTVNKVPENQKQQSSLPLDIPMPVVPQVEKSKSIDTDKPKEIFTFSLREADIKDVLRAISKQTGYNMIIEPDVKGICTVDLKDVTLEKALEYILEPLSLTFKIEEKTVYVSKPKIETRFFPLNYISITKLGKSTVSGSSTGQASSGGSTGTGQQAGATSALINLQTVSEADLWKALEDNIKIFLSPEGRYAINRHASIVMVMDYMKNIKNVAMFLEAIEGTIQRQVMIEAKIVEVSLTEETREGINWSALNMKWLGSNYGINIEQALVSPQTRYFNIPKVYDTFDPKNFPTPPSSYFRFGVSKGKFDSFIDLLKTTYKVNFISSPKISTLNNQRAVIKVAQDDVYFDYSSTSTTSTTTAGFTTKFVTVGLILDVTPQIDSNGNILMNIHPVLTDKVSQVEMPVPAGTTGGKAYVPILSVREVDTIVKVREGETVIIAGLIQNKSLVGDTGVQGISDIPIIGRLFKETERDIKKTELVIFLTPKIIYGKESP